The Gavia stellata isolate bGavSte3 chromosome 1, bGavSte3.hap2, whole genome shotgun sequence genome has a segment encoding these proteins:
- the CHRDL2 gene encoding chordin-like protein 2: protein MNDLVLQQNHAHNSQGRELSGGAFDRSETSPAGHRHPREPAPRVPEASDTGIETAAPPGTGSESEAPPAPGPRHHRAPHRDQQRDIGQRHPRTPGPKPPGADRRAAMLPGAGPLRAFLLRCLLLLFASESRARARPDMFCDFNGKKYSPGESWHPYLEPQGLMYCIRCSCSENANIRCYRIQCPALQCASPVTDPQQCCPRCLEPHSPSGLRAPIKSCQYNGTTYQQGEMFTTSELFPSRQPNQCVQCSCSEGQIYCGLVTCPELLCSSPLTVPDSCCQVCKDGSYEKSTEEEPLQLNRGVRHSQDQCLGEAMGRKPPGATASTVLSSSLEFIPRSFKPKGGGGTTVKIVLKEKHKKACVYNGKTYSHGEVWHPVFRLYGLLPCILCTCRDGVQDCQKITCPKEYPCDYPEKVDGKCCKICPETRVKPTDEIVTTRCGKNPNRVLVYMFVPPSSETSKEILRTIAIEKEPAEEVEIYNWKLIKGIFHLIQTKKISKQEFKQEAQNFRLITRTNEGHWNIFRAQTSELRMTESPEKETKNL, encoded by the exons ATGAA TGACTTGGTCCTTCAGCAAAATCATGCTCACAATTCGCAGGGGAGGGAGCTGAGCG GAGGCGCCTTTGATCGGAGCGAGACGAGCCCCGCCGGGCACCGGCACCCCCGGGAACCGGCACCGCG TGTCCCCGAGGCATCCGACACCGGGATCGAGACCGCGGCACCGCCGGGCACCGGCAGCGAGAGCGAAGCCCCCCCGGCACCGGGACCGAGACATCACCGGGCACCGCACCGGGACCAGCAGCGGGACATCGGGCAGCGGCACCCCCGGACACCGGGACCGAAGCCCCCGGGCGCCGATCGCCGGGCTGCGATGCTTCCCGGGGCGGGTCCCCTCCGTGCCTTCCTCCTccgctgcctgctgctcctcttcGCCTCCGAGAGCCGAGCCCGGGCTC GGCCGGATATGTTCTGCGACTTCAATGGCAAGAAGTACAGCCCAGGCGAGAGCTGGCATCCCTACCTGGAGCCACAGGGGCTGATGTACTGCATCCgctgcagctgctctgag aaCGCCAACATCAGGTGCTACCGGATCCAGTGCCCGGCTCTGCAGTGCGCCAGCCCTGTCACAGACCCCCAGCAGTGCTGCCCGCGTTGTCTCG AGCCACATTCCCCTTCTGGCCTCCGGGCACCCATCAAGTCCTGCCAGTACAACGGGACGACGTACCAGCAAGGCGAGATGTTTACCACCAGTGAGCTCTTTCCCAGCCGCCAGCCAAACCAGTGTGTGCAGTGCAGCTGCTCT GAAGGCCAGATTTACTGCGGCTTGGTGACCTGCCCGGAGCTGTTGTGCTCCTCTCCCCTCACTGTGCCAGATTCCTGCTGCCAGGTCTGCAAAG atggCTCCTATGAGAAGTCCACAGAAGAGGAACCACTGCAGTTAAACAGAGGTGTT AGGCACTCGCAAGACCAGTGCTTGGGGGAAGCGATGGGCAGGAAGCCACCTGGAGCCACCGCATCCACTGTTCTCAGTTCTTCCCTGGAGTTCATTCCCAGGAGCTTCAAACCCAAGGGAGGAGGTGGCACCACCGTGAAGATCGTCTTGAAAGAGAAGCACAAGAAAG cttGTGTTTACAACGGGAAGACGTACTCCCATGGGGAAGTCTGGCACCCCGTCTTCCGGCTCTACGGCCTCCTGCCCTGCATCCTCTGCACTTGCAGGGACGGTGTCCAGGACTGCCAGAAGATCACATGCCCCAAGGAGTATCCGTGTGACTATCCGGAGAAAGTAGATGGgaaatgctgtaaaatatgTCCAG AAACTAGAGTCAAACCCACTGATGAAATAGTCACCACCCGGTGTGGCAAGAACCCCAACCGCGTCCTGGTGTACATGTTTGTGCCGCCAAGCTCGGAGACCTCCAAGGAGATCCTCAGGACAATTGCGATCGAGAAGGAGCCCGCAGAAGAGGTGGAAATCTACAACTGGAAACTGATTAAAG GGATCTTTCATCTGATACAGACCAAGAAGATCAGCAAACAAGAATTCAAGCAAGAAGCGCAGAACTTCAGGCTGATCACCAGGACGAACGAAg GTCACTGGAACATCTTCCGAGCCCAGACGTCAGAGCTGAGGATGACAGAGAGCCCAGAGAAAGAAACGAAGaacttgtaa